In the Rhabdothermincola sediminis genome, one interval contains:
- a CDS encoding SRPBCC family protein, translated as MAEQAREHITIDAPVQRCFEVLTDFEAYPEWAGDLKEAKVLERDEQGRALVVEFRAAAMGRSTTYRLRYDYRDAPRRLGWQLDEGDIQRELDGAYTLEPSADDPQATEVGYELSVDLIMPIPGFVKRRAEARILKTALDELKARVEGQRA; from the coding sequence ATGGCCGAGCAGGCGAGGGAACACATCACGATCGATGCTCCGGTGCAGCGCTGCTTCGAGGTCCTCACCGACTTCGAGGCGTACCCGGAGTGGGCAGGGGACCTCAAAGAGGCGAAGGTCCTCGAGCGTGACGAGCAGGGGCGGGCCCTGGTGGTGGAGTTCCGGGCCGCGGCCATGGGCCGGAGTACCACCTACCGCCTCCGCTACGACTACCGGGACGCCCCCCGCCGGCTGGGCTGGCAGCTCGACGAGGGCGACATCCAGCGTGAGCTCGATGGCGCCTACACCCTGGAACCGTCCGCCGACGATCCGCAGGCCACCGAGGTGGGCTACGAGCTGTCGGTCGATCTCATCATGCCGATCCCCGGCTTCGTGAAGCGGCGAGCCGAGGCTCGGATCCTGAAGACCGCGCTGGACGAGCTCAAGGCGCGTGTCGAAGGCCAGCGCGCCTAG